Below is a genomic region from Paraburkholderia sp. BL23I1N1.
CTCCTCCAGCGTGTCGCGGCAAAACTGCGGGATCACACCAACAGCCTGGTAACCCAGCGCGGCATAAAGCGGCTCGGCCTTGTCGCCGGTGCGCGTATCGAGCGTCAGCAGACTGCGCTGCAACTGGTGCGCACGGCGCTCCAGTTCCGTCATCAGCGCTTTGGCGATGCCCTGGCGGCGCAACGCGGGGCGGACCAGCAGCTTGCGCACCTCGGCGCGGTGACGCTGGTTCGGCATGGTGTCGTAGTCCAGTTGCACAGTGCCGGCGATCGACTCGCCATGGCACGCGACGAGCAACACGAGCCCACCTGCGCGCAGCGACGGCAGCACCTTGCCGCTCCAGAACGCTTCACTCTCTTCGACGCTATACGGCAGGACAAAACCGACGCTCGCGCCGTCATGGACGCAGGCATGCAGCAGCGCGCCGAGTTCGGGCAGATGGCGAACGAGGTCGTCGGCGGAAAAGCTCGTGATGGCGGTTGCGCTCATGGTGGCTCGAACTCAGACAATGAAGAGGAGGTAGCGGGCCGCGCTGTGCGCGGGCGTGACGAAAGCACTGGGACCGAACAACTGGTAGCGTAGACAGTCGCCGGGTTGCAGGTCGTGGCTCCGGCCGTCGACGGTGATCTGCAATTGCCCTTCGAGCAGGATCAGATGATGTTCGAGGCCGGCTCTCGGCGACGCGTCGTACGTGATCCGCGCGCCGGCATCGAGTTCGCACTCCAGCGCCTCGCCGCTCAACGCCTGGGCCGGTGGCGACACGGAGCGGCGCCGGAAGCAGACGCTCGTGTCGGTCCAGACGGTTTGTGCCTCGCGCGGCACCAGCGGCGCAAAGTCTTCTTCCACCATGTGCATGAGGCGCGACATCGGCAAGCCGTAGGCGACGCAAAGCTTGCCCAGTACGCTCGCCGTGGGGCTCACGGCGGCGTTTTCGAGGCGCGACAGGGTGGCGCGGCTGATGTTGCTGAGCTTCGCGAGATCGTCGAGGGACCAGTTGCGCTCGGCGCGCAACGCGCGCAGACGCTGGGCGATGCGACGGTCGATGACGTTGTCGTCAGGTTGTGTTTTTTTCATATTCGGGAAATTATCTCGAATATGGAAATTCGTCAACGGCGCAAAAAATGCGGATGCCGACGTGTGGACGTGTTCGGGGCGCACCAGACCATGGCGGAGATAGGTGCACCGCGAGCGACCGGGGCGTTTATCATAGTGGCCACAATCCAAAACCTGCCGCCCGGCTATGCAACAGGGCTGTGCATCGATCAGGCACACCTTCCACGAGACCCGGCGGCGCCTGCCGCGACATCCTCTATGAACTCCACTCCCGACGCTGTTTCCCGTCCCTCCATCCGTGCGTTGACTTTGCTTGAAGGGCGCGTGCTGGGCGTGCTGGTCGAAAAACAGCACACTGTGCCGGACAGTTATCCGCTTTCATTGAACGCGCTGACTTTGGGCTGCAATCAGAAGACCGGCCGCGCCCCCGTGATGAACGCGACCGAAGCCGAAGTGCTTACCGCCGTCGACGGATTGAAGCGCCTGAGCCTGGTGATGGAGGGCAGCAGCAGCCGCGTGCCGCGCTTCGAGCACAACATGAACCGGGTATTAGGCTTGCCGAGCCAGTCGGCTGCCTTGCTCACCACCTTGCTGTTGCGCGGCCCGCAGACCGCGGCCGAGTTGCGCCTGAACAGCGCGCGCCTGCATGGATTTGCCGACATCTCGTCAGTCGAGGCGTTTCTCGACGAACTGGCTGCCAACGATCCGTCGCGGGTAGTGAAGCTGGCCCGCACGCCGGGCGAGCGCGAAAATCGCTGGATGCATCTGCTATGCGGTGAGGTCAGCGCAAGCGAGCTTGCCCAGCCGGGCGAGGAAGATGAGGCGGTGCCGTTGTCGGCGTTCGAGGCGATAAAGGCTGAACAGAAGCGGCTTGCCGATGAGGTGAGCCGGCTTCAGGCAGTGGTGCGGCGCATGGCCGCTGAATTGGGAATGGAAGTTGAAGAGCCTGGTGCAGGCGGTTGAAGCATTCCTGGTTTTTCGCGCGCTGCGAACGCGCGAAAAACCGGAAGCTAGAACTTGTAGTTTACCGAAGCGAGCGTATTGAGCTCGAATCTTTTTTCGGTAATCGGGCTATTTGCCGCGTCATGCACAAGCCGCCCGAACGTAGCCGAGACCGACCCGTTCCAGTGTTTGGAAAAGTCGTAAGTCACCATGGCGTTCATATGGACGTCCCGCACGCCGGCACTCGTGCTGTACGTGGGCAATCCTGACGCAGCGCTCTGCTGCTCCGACACGCCGAAGAACGTCCGTGTATACGTCCCGTTCGCCCAGGTAAAGCCTGGGCCCACCGAGAACAACCAGCCGCCAACCGGCGCGGAAGCCACGAAATCCGTGCTGACCGTGGTGCCCTGATGATGCCCGGCGATATCCTGGTACAACGCCACCGACCCGGTAAACGCCCACCACGTGTAGTCGGCGAAAAGCTTCAGTTTCGGGCCGCCATATACGTTGCCCAGTCCATGCAGGCGCGGATCGTCGGACTCCTTGCGAGTCTGGAAGTCGAAACTCAACGCGGCGCCTACGTGATAGGCCGGACCGCGCAGCACGTTGACGCCAAGCACGTCGGGGCCCTGCGAGAAAATCCGGTCGTCGTACGAAATGTCCAGCGCGGGAAACGGGAATACGGTCAACTGCCGCGATCCCGGGTACTTGGGCGTGATCACCACGCCGGGTCCCACGCCGATTTTCCATTTGCTCTCGGTGGCAGCGCCTGTGCCCGTGCTCGCGTCTGTCGTCGCGTTCGGATTTGCATCGTCGGCGTAGGCAGCGCGCGCTGTGCAAAGGCCAAGTGCAGCGGCGAGCAGGAGCGCCATGCGTGCGGATTGACCATGCCTGAGCGTGGAAGGCCGCGACGCGCGTGCGGTGGGCTGGCGCTGGCCTTGGCTGTTTCTCAGCGTGGTAAGCGCCGTCATGCGCGCTCCTTGCCCAGCGCCGCGAGTTGTCTGAGGCGTCGCGCCAGGGCTTTCGAAACGACCTGTTGCTTGCCGCTGTCGTCGCCGCTGTGGGCTGCTTCGCTCTCGCGCAAAAATAGCGCGGTTTCACGCGCGACGATTTCGCGCTCGTTGTCCGACGTAATCATGTGATACGAATCATCCAGCCAGATTGTTCGTAAAAAGGCAGTGTCGATATTCGCGGCGACAAAGCGGGCGTTGCGGGGGCTCGACGTCTCATCGTCGATCGCGTGGACAATCAGGCAATCGGTTTTGATGTCGCGCACCTGAGTGCGCACGCTCGCGGCGAGGCGGCTCGCCTGGTGCAATGCCGGCAACGAAATCGTCGACGGGCCGACTTCGCTGAAGTCGCTGCGCTGCATCGCGCGGGCAATCTTCGCCCTGAGCGCCTCGTTGCGCAAACCGAACGGCGCTTCCTCGCGGTAGCGCCAGCGTTTGCGCATCGGCGTGAAGTACGCCCAGTTGAGCACGAAACGATACCAGGGGATTGCCCAGCCGTCGTAAGAGAGCGTCAGCGACAACAGCACGAGCGAGCGCGCCTTGGGACGACGATGCGCCAGCGCCAGCGCTAACGCCGCACCGATTGACAGCCCGCAGATCGAGACATGTGTGAAGCGCGCGGCGAGCGCGTCGTACTCGCGCATGGCGGCCTCGAGCCAGGCCTCCATCGCCGTTTCTTCGGAGCCTGCGCTGTAGCCCGGCAGGACCGGTGCGCAGGTGGTGAAGCCTTCGGCGTTCAGATAGCGTGCGAGAAAACGTAATTCGAGCGGCGAGCTCGACAGTCCGTGCAGCATCAACACGGCATGATTGTCGCCGGGTAAGAAGAGACTCGTTGGCTGGCTCATGGATCAGGCCCCGATCCGCAGCACGAGGAACTCGCCGGCATGGGTAGTGAACCGTTCGCACACGCACTCGGTCAGTCTCGACGTACCGTCGCCGCTTTTCAGATGCACGCGATGACTCCCGGGCCACAGCGACTTGCTGAGCCGCTGGATGTCGTCGGAATCGACATCGGCGAAGCGCGGGCCCGGTGCAATCTCGTTGGGCAGACGGGGCAGCACACCTTGCGGTTTGATGTCGTCCACCTGTTGCAGCGCGTTGCGCTCGAGCGCCTGAATGAAAATAAAGGTCTTGTGATGGTGCGAGAGATGGCGCAGCAGACGGTGTGTTTCGTCGACGGCGCGGCGTGCGAGCATGCGTTCGTTGTCGTGACGCAGCAGCATTTCATAGCGCGACTGGGCGACCGATGCGATCAGCTCCGCACGAAACTGCGAGCGGCGCAGGCGTTCGATCAATATGATGACGAGCAGCGTCACCAGCGGGTACGAGACGAGCAGAAGCAGGTCGGCGCGGTCGAATACGGCGATGCTTGCGTACGGCGGGACGAACAGGTAGTCGGCGATACAGAGGCCGAACAGCATGACCGTGAGCGCCGGAGCCAGCCCGCAAAAATACTCGACCAATGCCGCCGCGATACAGAACGCGGTGCCCGGCATGATCGGTCCGAGAAATGGATGGAGCAACATGCGCACCCCACTGGCGATCGCCAATGCGGCGGCCGCGGTGAGCCAGACGCGTGTTCCCCGTGGTGCCCAACGACGGGCGTTTTGGACTTCCATGATCTTTTTTTTAGGGAGCGATTGCGCTTCCCGATTGAGTGTGGCAAGGCGCTTTAAAGCGCAGGTCGGACAATACCATAGTCGGGCAGACGCTAAAGCCCGAAAAGAGGTCAATACCGGCAGGCCGGGCGGCATATCGTGCTTCGAATGCCCGATGGAAAAACCAGTCCGAAAATAGGGGTATTCTGCCCGGCGAGCAGTGTGCAGGCAGTCTGCTTAAGCGACCCTTAAATGGCTGGAAGCGGCTTCTACCGGACCGTCAGCCGCCTCGCCCGGACCCGCGGTCGAGCGCCGCTTCCGAACTGCATGGGCAAATGACTCGCCGCCGCGTTCCGCGAATGGTCGTGCACATACATCAGCGGCCACGTTGCTTCAATTGAAGTTAAGCCAATTTACAACTGACACAGAACACTTACGACGCCCCCGCGTTCTGACCGCTTAGGCATCGCGACTTCGCCGCAGCTCATCGGACAGCGTTCGTTGCGTGCGATAAAAGACGCGCGGCGGCACGTTCGGTGAATCTTCGGCGAGCCGGTCGAGTTCGTCGCGGATCGCGGTGAGATAGTGGCCGTCGCGCGCGTCGGCGTCACCGGCAAAGATCGCTTCCAGCCTGCGACGTACAGCGCCATAGCGCGCACCGGCCGCGCGATGCTTTTCCGCACGCTCCGCGTATCTGAGGAAAGTTTGCAGTGCGGCGGAGACCGCCGCTGCCACGCTCACGAAGCCCACGAAAATCCTGAGCGCCGGCGAGACGGTGGCTGAACTCAACGACGCAAACACCGCTGTGCCCACAAAGGCAGTCAATACGGTGACCAGCCAGCCGACGCTGCGGTCCCGCGCGGACAGCAGGTCGGCCATGTCGTAGTGACTCATCTGGGATTCGCGCGCGCGGCGGATCCACTTGAGCAAAAGCTGGTCTTCGTCGACCGGGGGCTCGTAGGCAGTCGGGTTCTTCATGTCGCTCGTCGGGGCTGTCCAGTATCGCAAGCGTAGTGCATGCGCTTGACGATACTGTGCCACAGGCGAGCGCTCAACTGGACGCGCTGGTATTCACGCTAAACCGCTCGTTATGCGCGTTGCCGTTCAGATAGAAGTCACCGATTGCCGCTTCGCGGATGATCGCCGGATTGTGCGACGCCAGCACGCGCGCATTGCGCCAGTAGCGATCGAAACGGCGCGTCTCGCTGGTGGCCGTTGCGCCGCCCACTTCGAACAGCAGGGTTGCTGCCTGCAGTGTCTGCTCGATAACAATCTGCTGCGCCTGGAAGGTATGGATGTCCAGGTGGATATAGGTTTGCTCGTCGGTACGGCCTTCCTGCCGCGCGACTGACACCGCATCGATTGCATGGGCGAGCGCCGCGCTGATGCTCTGCGTGGAGTAAGCCAGGCTAGCGAGTCGGCCGGCGACGCGATGGACCAGCGGATTGTCGCGCGGGCTCGATTCACCTGGGATACCGAAGGTTCTTGTTTTGCTCTGCGTGAACGCCACCGCATCACGCAACGCTGCGCGGCTGATCCCCGCCAGGTTCGCGACGTGCAGCGCCTGGTAGTACGCGGTCAGGAGGCTGTTGCGGCGTGGTTCGGCGGCGCTATAGCGGCGATACAGATTGTCGAGGGAGACCGGCACATGGTCGAAACGCGCCGTACCGCTGCCGGTGAGGCGCTGCCCGAAGCCATCCCAGTCGTCGATCCGGGCGAGACCGGGCGCATCGCTCCTGACGAGTACGCGCACGTCGCTTTGCCCGTCGTGTGCGGTGACGTCGACCCAGTCCGCGTAGAGCGTGCCGGTGGCGTAGTACTTCTCGCCATCGAGATGCCACGCGCCGTTGGTTTCGGTGAGGCGCACGCTGTTGCGGGTGGCGCCGGTGCGCTCGGACACGGCGCCGCCGATGATCTGGCCTTGGGCAATGCGCGTGAGCCAGCGGTCGCGCAGCGGTTCGTCGTTGCTTTCCAGCAGCGATTCGATGAAGCCGCCGTGCACGCGCAGGATTTGCGGCAGGTTCGAGTCTGCTTCGCCAAGACGCGTGACTAACGCGAGGAACGCTGTGAACGTGACGCCTTCGCCGCCGTAGCGCTTTGGCACGCGCAGTTTGGTGTAGCCGGCTTCGCGCAACCATTCCACCGGAGCGTAGGGGAGCTCGCGATGCTGTTCGCGGTGAACGGCGCCCTCGGCGATGCGGGCGAATACAGGTGCGAAACGACGGGTTAGTTCGTCGTCAGCAAAGAGGGTTGCTGCATCCGCGGTTGGGTGATTCTGGTCTGGGGGCGAATTGGGTGCTGGCATAAGTTCTCCTTGGCGGGGCCGCAAGCTGAGAACGGTACGGCAGGCAGAGGGGTGCCAGCAACCAAGTATTTGGTCGATTCTTAGAAGATGTAGCGAAATGGTTTTTTTGCCTGCGCGGCGCTACGCTCACTCGTAGGAGAACGCCCCGCCGAACTTATCCATCCGCTCCAGCGCCATCCCCGAGCCGCGCACCACACAGGTCAGCGGCGCCTCGGCCACGAACACCGGCAGGCCGGTTTCTTCCGCGAGAAGACGGTCCAGATCGCGCAGCAACGCGCCGCCGCCCGCGAGCATGATGCCGCGCTCGGCGATGTCGGCGCCCAGTTCCGGCGGTGTCTGTTCCAGCGCGATCTTCACCGCCGAGATGATCTGATTCAGCGGATCGGTGAGCGCTTCGAGAATCTCGTTGCTGGACACCGTGAAGCTGCGTGGAATGCCTTCGGACATGTTGCGGCCCTTGACCTCCATCTCCCTGATTTCGGAGCCCGGAAACGCGGAGCCGATTTCCTTCTTGATCGCTTCGGCGGTCTGTTCGCCGATCAGCATCCCGTAGTTGCGGCGAATGTAGTTGACGATCGCGTCGTCGAACTTGTCGCCGCCCACGCGCACCGAGCCTTTATAGACAACGCCGCCAAGCGAGATTACGCCCACTTCGGTCGTGCCACCGCCGATATCGACCACCATCGAGCCCGTGGCCTCGGAGACGGGCAACCCGGAGCCGGTGGCCGCGGCCATTGGCTCTTCGATCAGATAGACCTGCGAGGCGCCGGCGCTATGCGCGGCTTCCTTGATCGCGCGGCGCTCGACCTGGGTCGAGCCGCACGGCACGCAGATGATGATGCGCGGCGACGGCGCGAACATTCGCGATTCGTGCGCCATCTGGATGAAGCGCTTGATCATCTGCTGGGTGATGTTGAAGTCGGCGATCACGCCGTCCTTCATCGGGCGAATCGCCTCGATATTGCCCGGCACCTTGCCGAGCATCTGTTTCGCTTCCTTGCCGACGGCCAGAATGATCTTCTTGCCGTTCGGGCCGCCTTCCTGACGAATCGAGACCACGGAGGGTTCGTCCAGCACGATGC
It encodes:
- a CDS encoding SLATT domain-containing protein; its protein translation is MKNPTAYEPPVDEDQLLLKWIRRARESQMSHYDMADLLSARDRSVGWLVTVLTAFVGTAVFASLSSATVSPALRIFVGFVSVAAAVSAALQTFLRYAERAEKHRAAGARYGAVRRRLEAIFAGDADARDGHYLTAIRDELDRLAEDSPNVPPRVFYRTQRTLSDELRRSRDA
- a CDS encoding MipA/OmpV family protein: MALLLAAALGLCTARAAYADDANPNATTDASTGTGAATESKWKIGVGPGVVITPKYPGSRQLTVFPFPALDISYDDRIFSQGPDVLGVNVLRGPAYHVGAALSFDFQTRKESDDPRLHGLGNVYGGPKLKLFADYTWWAFTGSVALYQDIAGHHQGTTVSTDFVASAPVGGWLFSVGPGFTWANGTYTRTFFGVSEQQSAASGLPTYSTSAGVRDVHMNAMVTYDFSKHWNGSVSATFGRLVHDAANSPITEKRFELNTLASVNYKF
- a CDS encoding rod shape-determining protein → MFGFLRGYFSNDLAIDLGTSNTLIYMRGKGIVLDEPSVVSIRQEGGPNGKKIILAVGKEAKQMLGKVPGNIEAIRPMKDGVIADFNITQQMIKRFIQMAHESRMFAPSPRIIICVPCGSTQVERRAIKEAAHSAGASQVYLIEEPMAAATGSGLPVSEATGSMVVDIGGGTTEVGVISLGGVVYKGSVRVGGDKFDDAIVNYIRRNYGMLIGEQTAEAIKKEIGSAFPGSEIREMEVKGRNMSEGIPRSFTVSSNEILEALTDPLNQIISAVKIALEQTPPELGADIAERGIMLAGGGALLRDLDRLLAEETGLPVFVAEAPLTCVVRGSGMALERMDKFGGAFSYE
- a CDS encoding GNAT family N-acetyltransferase translates to MSATAITSFSADDLVRHLPELGALLHACVHDGASVGFVLPYSVEESEAFWSGKVLPSLRAGGLVLLVACHGESIAGTVQLDYDTMPNQRHRAEVRKLLVRPALRRQGIAKALMTELERRAHQLQRSLLTLDTRTGDKAEPLYAALGYQAVGVIPQFCRDTLEERLDSTTIMYKTL
- a CDS encoding acyl-CoA dehydrogenase family protein — protein: MPAPNSPPDQNHPTADAATLFADDELTRRFAPVFARIAEGAVHREQHRELPYAPVEWLREAGYTKLRVPKRYGGEGVTFTAFLALVTRLGEADSNLPQILRVHGGFIESLLESNDEPLRDRWLTRIAQGQIIGGAVSERTGATRNSVRLTETNGAWHLDGEKYYATGTLYADWVDVTAHDGQSDVRVLVRSDAPGLARIDDWDGFGQRLTGSGTARFDHVPVSLDNLYRRYSAAEPRRNSLLTAYYQALHVANLAGISRAALRDAVAFTQSKTRTFGIPGESSPRDNPLVHRVAGRLASLAYSTQSISAALAHAIDAVSVARQEGRTDEQTYIHLDIHTFQAQQIVIEQTLQAATLLFEVGGATATSETRRFDRYWRNARVLASHNPAIIREAAIGDFYLNGNAHNERFSVNTSASS
- a CDS encoding carboxylesterase, whose translation is MSQPTSLFLPGDNHAVLMLHGLSSSPLELRFLARYLNAEGFTTCAPVLPGYSAGSEETAMEAWLEAAMREYDALAARFTHVSICGLSIGAALALALAHRRPKARSLVLLSLTLSYDGWAIPWYRFVLNWAYFTPMRKRWRYREEAPFGLRNEALRAKIARAMQRSDFSEVGPSTISLPALHQASRLAASVRTQVRDIKTDCLIVHAIDDETSSPRNARFVAANIDTAFLRTIWLDDSYHMITSDNEREIVARETALFLRESEAAHSGDDSGKQQVVSKALARRLRQLAALGKERA
- a CDS encoding YceH family protein, coding for MNSTPDAVSRPSIRALTLLEGRVLGVLVEKQHTVPDSYPLSLNALTLGCNQKTGRAPVMNATEAEVLTAVDGLKRLSLVMEGSSSRVPRFEHNMNRVLGLPSQSAALLTTLLLRGPQTAAELRLNSARLHGFADISSVEAFLDELAANDPSRVVKLARTPGERENRWMHLLCGEVSASELAQPGEEDEAVPLSAFEAIKAEQKRLADEVSRLQAVVRRMAAELGMEVEEPGAGG
- a CDS encoding helix-turn-helix domain-containing protein; the encoded protein is MKKTQPDDNVIDRRIAQRLRALRAERNWSLDDLAKLSNISRATLSRLENAAVSPTASVLGKLCVAYGLPMSRLMHMVEEDFAPLVPREAQTVWTDTSVCFRRRSVSPPAQALSGEALECELDAGARITYDASPRAGLEHHLILLEGQLQITVDGRSHDLQPGDCLRYQLFGPSAFVTPAHSAARYLLFIV
- a CDS encoding DUF4118 domain-containing protein, producing MEVQNARRWAPRGTRVWLTAAAALAIASGVRMLLHPFLGPIMPGTAFCIAAALVEYFCGLAPALTVMLFGLCIADYLFVPPYASIAVFDRADLLLLVSYPLVTLLVIILIERLRRSQFRAELIASVAQSRYEMLLRHDNERMLARRAVDETHRLLRHLSHHHKTFIFIQALERNALQQVDDIKPQGVLPRLPNEIAPGPRFADVDSDDIQRLSKSLWPGSHRVHLKSGDGTSRLTECVCERFTTHAGEFLVLRIGA